Part of the Ignavibacteriales bacterium genome is shown below.
CTTGGGGGTGAAGTGTGTGAACGAACGAGAGTCATTCAACCATGGCTTGATAAAACTCTGGCCATAATAGGTGATATCGTCATACCGTCCGCCCAGCAACACGCTCCAGCGCTCGCTGAGGACAATTTCGTCCTGCAGAAAGACCCCGAAGTTGTTTGCCCCCTCTCTCTTGTTGTCGCTCAACGTCGATCCCCTTCCGCCCGAAGCGGTCAGATTGTAGAACAGGATTGCTCCATCCTGATATGCCTCATCCGCTCCGACAAGCATGATATTCTTGATGTCTCCTCCCAGTGTGGTGTTGTTCTGATACGCTACATTGCCGCCGGCGTGATAGCGTGTAAAATCGCGAAACGTGTTACGCTCCGACCGCTGGAGATACTTCGGGTTGACGAAGACGGACGCCGAGAACGAATGTTCGTTGCCGATGTTGTGAGAAAGCGCCGCGCCGAGCCGGCCCAATCGGTTGAAACGCCGCTCATCCCGCTTGATGTAGAGTGAATCAGACTGTTGAGCATTGTCGTCGTACTGAAGCTGCGTCATCGGACCCGGGATCCGGAAGAGATTGCTTGCCCCGGCCAGGTACACACCGAGCGACGTTTGCTCCCCTAGCTGCGACAGGAGAGCGATGTTCAGAAGTGAAAGAGAGCTGTTGGAATGCCATCGCCAGCCGTCTGCGTTTGTGTTCGAAAATGAAACCGCCAGTTTTCCTGTACCGAGCCGCGCGCCCGCCTGCACCATTTCCTTGTGGAAGCCGAAGTCGCCGAAAGCCGACGAATATGCCGCATACGGTTCGTCGAACGATGTATTCGATCTGATGTTTACAACCCCGCCTGCCGCGTTTCCCCACAGGGACGATGCGTTGGATCGAATGACCTCGATGGAGCCCGCTCCGGCAAGATCGACCAGATCGAAAGCTGTGCGGCCATCCGGTTCAGTTTCCGGGAAACCGTCAGAGAGAACGCGGATTCCGCGCGCCGTTCCTGAATTCGACCGCTCACCTGCACCGCGTGCGCCAAATCCGCGGATGGTGATGCGAATATCCTGATTACCATATCGGGAGATCGCGAAAACTCCGGGGACCAGGGTCAATGCCTCATCGAGCCCGTATCCCTTCGTCAAGGCAACGCTGCTTTTCGAGAGAACCGTCAATGCCAGAGGGACCTCGAGCCATGGTTCGGCAATGCGGGTTCCAATGGTTGTCACGAGAGGAAGCTGATACTTGACGCTATCGCCCGCCTGCTGCGCGTCACACCGTGAAGGAAACAGAAATCCTCCAATCACAAAAACGAATACACCAACCCTGCAGAGTACAGACATGTGAATTCCTTTCATCGAAAGCAAATGGTTGATCACGATGGGTGCACACACACATTGATTGTGCGTGTTGAGATTCAGTACGCTATGATTCTATGGATTTCGGAGGGTGAAAGGGGGCGTCAGAAATGCTAAACAAGGGGAGAGTCAGGTCGGGAACGGCACAATATCCGAAATCAGCCAGAAGTCCATGGCCTGCTGCCGGATTGCTGAAGGAATTCTTGAAAACATCCTTGAAGGAATCGATATTGTTGAACACACCTGAATGATTCATTTCGCGCTGTGTGTGCTGATGGAGGCCTGACACGAGACGCTCTTCGTCCGTGTCCCTGATGCAGAGAAAATAGGCCGAGTCCCCAGCCACCCGTGTGCGAACGACATCGTACATCGCCCCATCGTGGCGGAACTCGTTTTCTTCAATCCACTGAAAGAGATCCGACTCCTGCTTCAGGAGATCAACATGAAAGACAAGCAATGTGAGCTGACCGTCAGGAATTTCAGCCGCAATTCTGTTCCTCATCTCGTTCTGTGTGCGATGCTGGAGAATGAAGAACACCGCCAGATATCCTGCGAAGTTGTGGAGATACAAAAAAAGGAAGAATATGGCGATGGTTCGTCTCATGGGGTCTGTCAAACTCAAGATAGGAGGGGCCGGGGTATGATGCAAGACGTTCGCTGAACCGGTCAAGAATATTTACCGAACACCGTTCACGGTTTCCTTGACCGTTTTCCGTATTTCTCTGCAGTCTGGAACGCCCACTTCACGCTCCATTATTCCCAACACTTTGCTATCTTACCGACAGTCGTAGTCCCGCAAAACACAACGTTCATCCCAAGGCGGTCCATGCTATCGATCCCCCGAAGAGACTCTATGAAACCCTATTGCCGTCTTTTTCTCCCGCTTCTTGCATCATTATTGCTGATTTCCAGTTCGGATGCTCAGCTCAAAGAGTCCATAGAGCGGAACACCCTCCTTCTTCGGATGCTCGAAGGATGCATCGAGGGATATGAGGGGCCGATCAGCGGCGACGCAATCAATTATCCGCGCCTCAGAGAGGATCGCGCCGACGCGCTGATCGCGAGAGCCACGACCGGCACGATGGCTATTGAATGGAAGTCCGCCAGAGTCCCCTCCAGTCTTAGCGGCAACGAAGTCACTTTTGTCGTCAGTGCGGGAATATTGACCCGGCCGGGAATTACACTGAAGTTCGAGCTTTCTGTGAACGATATTCCGCGTGTTGTGTTCTCCTCGTGCGACACTTCGTCGTGGCAGGCGGGTGAACCCGGCGGCGTGCGGTTGACATTCGACGGCGTCATGCGCGACCAGCACACCGATGCGTTTGGCTACCTGCGCATCCACGTCCCGTCCAACTTCATTGTTCCCGGCGAAGCGGTGCGGTTCAAGGTTGTAGGCGAAAAGGCCGGATCCAACGGTTGGTGTATGGTTTTCAAAGACAATGAGGTTCTCTCCTACCTGAGAAACCGCGTCGCTCATGAAGGGTATTGCGCCATCACTCTCGAGCCAACCGGCAAGCGGTTGACCGCCGCGCTCATCGCTCCGGCCCCCTGGATCGGGAAGCGCGTGTCCTATGGTATCAACGACGCACCTCTGCGGCCTATTGTGTTCACAGGTCGAAACGACACACTTGAATCAATTTTTTCTGTTGAGGCAAACAAGAACGATCGTCTTCAATTGTTCGTCGAGGGGAATCCCATCATTGACGTCAAAGGGTTGTTCCGCGATGTCAACGAGACCAGGGTGTTCGACGAAAAACTCGTTTCCTTGAAGAGCCGGACCACGCCGTCAGGAGCCTGGGGATTGGAGTATGAATCGATTTACGCCCCCTACGTCGGTAAGTCGATTGCGCAGCTTTCTGATAGCACGAAGGGGCACGGTCGAGTTCATTT
Proteins encoded:
- a CDS encoding TonB-dependent receptor; protein product: MSVLCRVGVFVFVIGGFLFPSRCDAQQAGDSVKYQLPLVTTIGTRIAEPWLEVPLALTVLSKSSVALTKGYGLDEALTLVPGVFAISRYGNQDIRITIRGFGARGAGERSNSGTARGIRVLSDGFPETEPDGRTAFDLVDLAGAGSIEVIRSNASSLWGNAAGGVVNIRSNTSFDEPYAAYSSAFGDFGFHKEMVQAGARLGTGKLAVSFSNTNADGWRWHSNSSLSLLNIALLSQLGEQTSLGVYLAGASNLFRIPGPMTQLQYDDNAQQSDSLYIKRDERRFNRLGRLGAALSHNIGNEHSFSASVFVNPKYLQRSERNTFRDFTRYHAGGNVAYQNNTTLGGDIKNIMLVGADEAYQDGAILFYNLTASGGRGSTLSDNKREGANNFGVFLQDEIVLSERWSVLLGGRYDDITYYGQSFIKPWLNDSRSFTHFTPKGGVTFRLTPTHSFYANIGGGVEVPAGNETDPVPPDTIHAVNLLLDPITSSTIEVGTKQLIELGSGGWKGTLVYDIALYWLQVTNDIIPYRNGRFYFTAGETRRMGAEFGGKLHLLNGLSIEAALTISDNKYVEYKVDSVYYSASKANIFADYKDNKVAGVPNAHYSGAVKFSPSFVERAYMRVGIQGSGGYYADDPNQVWVPAWQILNASIGLDQYRLGGSAFYVSGFFSVQNLLDKKYVGSAWINPDLNAQGKPMYIESGLPRNMIASFTLGAML